One stretch of Eggerthella lenta DSM 2243 DNA includes these proteins:
- a CDS encoding MDR family MFS transporter, with translation MNEQQLVAEQHKVTRKEITVIGIVLAGAFLAILNQTVLSPALPKLMDAFSISAGTAQWVTSIYMLVNGIMVPITGFLIDRFSTRKLFFVSLMSFIVGTALCAGAPTFELLIVGRVLQAAGAGVQLPLVGVVPMLIFPPEKRGTAMGMAGIVMSCAPAAGPVLAGGIIDAWGWRMMFWAMIPLAILVLAVSFFLLTNVGELKRPHLDVPSIVLSTFAFGGLLYGFSSASTLGWGNAVVVGSIVVGVVALAWFIHRQLHIEEPLLQLRALKTPTFAYSAVIVTVVNSALAVGSVILPIYLQNVLGLTAFETGILMTPGAVATIFLSPVSGMLFDRFGPRVIAIMGLTGLTASLAALSLVDDKTMVAYLVAFYVIQSSGLTLANMPVTTWGINALPNDMIAHGNAISNTGRQVGGAVSTALIVTVMTMVTAANAEAGPVLSTAAGIDVAYGISAAVASVALVIAVLKVRNVKKQAVASPASRAEAPLEIEMEEAREGAAR, from the coding sequence TTGAACGAACAACAATTGGTTGCTGAACAGCACAAAGTAACCCGCAAGGAAATCACCGTCATCGGCATCGTGCTGGCAGGTGCGTTCCTTGCCATCCTGAACCAGACCGTCCTGTCGCCCGCGCTGCCGAAGCTGATGGACGCGTTCTCCATCTCGGCCGGCACCGCGCAGTGGGTGACGTCCATCTACATGCTGGTCAACGGCATCATGGTGCCCATCACCGGGTTCCTCATCGACCGCTTCTCCACGCGCAAGCTCTTCTTCGTCTCGCTGATGTCGTTCATCGTGGGCACGGCGCTGTGCGCGGGGGCCCCGACGTTCGAGCTGCTCATCGTAGGCCGCGTGCTGCAGGCGGCCGGCGCGGGCGTGCAGCTGCCGCTCGTGGGCGTGGTTCCCATGCTCATCTTCCCGCCCGAGAAGCGCGGCACGGCCATGGGCATGGCCGGCATCGTGATGAGCTGCGCGCCTGCGGCCGGCCCGGTGCTGGCCGGGGGCATCATCGACGCGTGGGGCTGGCGCATGATGTTCTGGGCGATGATCCCGCTGGCCATCCTCGTGCTGGCGGTGAGCTTCTTCCTACTTACGAACGTGGGGGAGCTCAAGCGCCCGCACCTCGACGTGCCGTCCATCGTCCTGTCCACGTTCGCGTTCGGCGGCCTGCTGTACGGTTTCTCCAGTGCAAGCACGCTGGGCTGGGGCAACGCCGTGGTCGTCGGCAGCATCGTCGTGGGCGTGGTCGCGCTCGCGTGGTTCATCCATCGCCAGCTGCATATCGAGGAGCCGCTGCTGCAGCTGCGGGCCCTCAAAACCCCCACGTTCGCGTACTCGGCCGTCATCGTGACGGTGGTCAACTCGGCGCTGGCCGTGGGCAGCGTCATCCTGCCCATCTACCTGCAGAACGTGCTGGGGCTGACGGCGTTCGAAACCGGCATCCTCATGACGCCCGGCGCGGTGGCCACCATCTTCCTGAGCCCGGTCAGCGGCATGCTGTTCGACCGGTTCGGGCCGCGCGTCATAGCCATCATGGGCTTGACGGGGCTCACCGCTTCGCTGGCGGCGCTGTCCCTCGTCGACGACAAGACGATGGTCGCGTACCTCGTAGCGTTCTACGTCATCCAGTCCTCCGGTCTGACGCTGGCGAACATGCCGGTCACCACCTGGGGCATCAACGCGCTGCCGAACGACATGATCGCGCACGGCAACGCCATCAGCAACACGGGCCGCCAGGTGGGCGGCGCAGTGAGCACGGCGCTCATCGTGACGGTGATGACCATGGTGACCGCGGCGAACGCCGAGGCAGGCCCCGTGCTGTCCACGGCGGCGGGCATCGACGTGGCGTACGGGATCTCCGCGGCCGTGGCGTCTGTCGCGCTGGTCATAGCCGTCTTGAAGGTGCGCAACGTCAAGAAGCAGGCGGTCGCCTCGCCTGCATCCCGGGCCGAAGCGCCGCTTGAGATCGAAATGGAAGAAGCTCGGGAAGGAGCTGCACGATGA
- a CDS encoding HPP family protein, protein MNRTIGDIMERDAYTCRYDQNLGEVVTLFNELGTSGLVVIDEDRHVVGFISDGDIMKAVAAQKTRSIFSGGYSNMVLYDSESFEEKARALKRRNVMELAVQRVLCATADQTIGEIADVLAKKKFKKVPVIDEDGRLIGMVRRATITRYLFDVLFGEEEPSAE, encoded by the coding sequence ATGAATCGGACGATCGGCGACATCATGGAGCGGGACGCGTACACGTGCCGCTACGACCAGAACCTCGGCGAGGTGGTAACCCTGTTCAACGAGCTGGGCACGAGCGGGCTCGTGGTGATCGACGAGGATCGCCATGTGGTGGGATTCATCAGCGACGGCGACATCATGAAAGCGGTCGCCGCGCAGAAGACGCGCTCCATCTTCAGCGGTGGGTACTCCAACATGGTGCTGTACGACAGCGAGTCCTTCGAGGAGAAGGCCCGCGCGCTCAAGCGCCGCAACGTCATGGAGCTGGCCGTGCAGCGGGTGCTGTGCGCCACGGCCGACCAGACCATCGGCGAGATCGCCGACGTGCTGGCGAAGAAGAAGTTCAAGAAGGTGCCGGTCATCGATGAGGACGGCAGGCTCATCGGCATGGTGCGCCGCGCCACCATCACCCGCTACCTGTTCGATGTGCTGTTCGGCGAGGAAGAGCCGAGCGCCGAGTAG
- the dapB gene encoding 4-hydroxy-tetrahydrodipicolinate reductase, translated as MKVIVVGCHGQMGQPISRFVAEREGMELVGGVGPAGRDYIGRDLGQVVGLGRDLGIPVADDLSSVIDACDALIDVSSVEQCLETLDLAVAHGKALVTASTGFSPEQFERFEAAGRHIPIIFKCNTSKMVNVMLKLVEIAARALVDETDIEIIDQHDRDKLDAPSGTAVIIGNMIAELKGTTLDELAEYGREGHGARKPGGVGFHSLRAGDITSDHKVYFGGMGERLEITHYSYSDDCFARGAVDCAAYLQGKPAGVYSIKDVFDLR; from the coding sequence ATGAAGGTGATCGTCGTCGGATGCCACGGGCAGATGGGGCAGCCCATCAGCCGATTCGTCGCCGAGCGCGAGGGTATGGAGCTGGTGGGAGGCGTGGGCCCTGCGGGACGCGACTACATCGGCCGCGACCTCGGCCAGGTGGTGGGCCTCGGACGCGATCTGGGCATCCCCGTGGCGGACGACCTCTCGTCCGTCATCGACGCGTGCGACGCGCTCATTGACGTTTCCAGCGTGGAGCAGTGCCTCGAAACGCTCGACTTGGCCGTGGCGCATGGGAAAGCTCTCGTCACGGCCAGCACGGGGTTCTCGCCCGAACAGTTCGAACGATTCGAAGCGGCCGGCCGGCACATCCCGATCATCTTCAAATGCAACACCTCGAAGATGGTGAACGTGATGCTGAAGTTGGTGGAGATCGCGGCGCGGGCGCTCGTGGACGAGACGGATATCGAGATCATCGACCAGCACGACCGCGATAAGCTGGACGCGCCCAGCGGCACCGCCGTCATCATCGGCAACATGATCGCGGAGCTCAAGGGCACCACGCTCGACGAGCTGGCCGAGTACGGCCGCGAGGGCCACGGCGCGCGCAAGCCGGGCGGCGTGGGCTTCCATTCGCTGCGCGCCGGCGATATCACGAGCGACCACAAGGTGTACTTCGGAGGCATGGGCGAGCGTTTGGAGATCACCCACTACTCCTACAGCGACGACTGCTTCGCCCGCGGCGCCGTGGACTGCGCCGCGTATCTCCAAGGAAAGCCCGCGGGCGTTTACAGCATTAAAGACGTGTTCGACCTGCGTTAG
- a CDS encoding dimethyl sulfoxide reductase anchor subunit family protein, with protein MDLALLQMPMVLFTTLVPMASGAFIGLALAFLTTRFSKERLARIDRWTLLPMAILAVGYIASFVALSSPQYSMSLFQGVDIAPLSFVGIAGMLLIALAVVYWIIAMTGNLDGRPRKVFATVVGAASLLLSLSIGVMYMGSAVLTWNSPLVPLGIIGFCIAGGVPLGVLVVALAGGMPEARLTRLPTVALVTAFIGVVAAIVAVSAQLLFAQSTFNAFFPGSDVLPGSWVYLVISIVGFVVMLATLRATLMPGGRNVAAMGRTAGAAAAIPLRDREDVDADAPVGVRSAIPLLVAGNAAVLIGIFVARLMFYALQV; from the coding sequence ATGGATCTCGCATTGCTTCAAATGCCGATGGTTCTGTTCACCACGCTCGTGCCGATGGCTTCGGGCGCGTTCATCGGCCTGGCGCTGGCGTTTCTGACCACGCGTTTCAGCAAGGAGCGCCTCGCCCGCATCGACCGCTGGACGCTGCTTCCGATGGCGATCCTCGCCGTGGGCTACATCGCGTCGTTCGTGGCGCTCTCGTCGCCGCAGTATTCGATGAGCTTGTTCCAAGGCGTCGACATCGCGCCGTTGTCCTTCGTGGGCATCGCTGGCATGCTGTTAATCGCGCTGGCCGTGGTGTACTGGATCATCGCGATGACGGGCAATCTGGACGGGCGTCCGCGCAAGGTGTTCGCCACTGTGGTGGGCGCGGCTTCGCTGCTGCTGTCGCTTAGCATCGGGGTGATGTACATGGGCTCCGCGGTGCTCACCTGGAACTCTCCGCTCGTGCCGCTCGGCATCATCGGGTTCTGCATCGCAGGCGGCGTGCCGCTCGGCGTGCTGGTCGTCGCTCTCGCGGGTGGGATGCCCGAAGCGCGCTTGACGCGGTTGCCAACGGTAGCGCTGGTCACGGCCTTTATCGGCGTGGTGGCGGCCATCGTCGCCGTCAGCGCGCAGCTGCTGTTCGCCCAGTCCACGTTCAACGCGTTCTTTCCGGGCTCCGACGTGCTTCCCGGTTCGTGGGTGTACCTCGTGATATCCATCGTGGGGTTCGTTGTTATGCTGGCGACTCTGCGCGCCACGCTCATGCCCGGCGGCCGCAATGTGGCGGCGATGGGAAGGACGGCGGGTGCTGCGGCGGCCATCCCGCTGCGCGATCGCGAGGACGTCGATGCTGATGCTCCCGTGGGCGTCCGTTCGGCCATCCCGCTGCTCGTGGCCGGCAACGCGGCCGTGCTCATCGGCATCTTCGTGGCGCGCCTCATGTTCTACGCGCTGCAGGTGTAG
- a CDS encoding peptidase translates to MNAASHVESPISGRKLCAFALAAALALMAGAQFVPAHYAWAEDEPAATAQADATLPDAAPLEEAPPEVAALAPIENAPHLDLKDGSILLKDSGSNLQYSQDNEATWTSYSGNVTIGGTAGSGTNVQVLNGTHAILLNGVTINEPRANHAAIEIGSDTQAAQLTLWLYGSNKLSGSSGYPAIFAPGKAHLIFKGDLYGSLEAQGGYEAPAIGADSAVSSCGTIEFWQPGNVTARSGNGAPALGDPTSSAVDATGSVSFFSGTVTLQSSGTCDITAKSIVTGGGNIHLSQRPPANTTLAVDQGGSFPSSAYVLVSGLAAGENLLGASFGEKGPVFVRGDRWVDAKHYIVDGFATWMDDGDLGLFLDRNLLKDGSSVKMSFSESGNVYEGTIKGSAEAGYTLHLAIPDPPVENPVVSMHEKKGCKLIVDVSSEGIPQYTLDGGVSWTRYSGYLAVTGAADFTSFPVSNQVIVRKGTHALRFQDLSGVAVSIEGSSNATLTLVGSNYICGHRLEASPGVAVRGTSSLTINGKGTLNTVGAGTGRQPCILGEPNTTISIAGGTVLAHSGVTGGNGITAGKLVVSGGTVEALSQSSGSAAITASKSIAVSGGSVTAKGSKFVAGIGSDHYGSCGSITISGGIVNAHGGDLSAAIGCSVGGSCGEIKISGGTVNAVGGLGTHGAGRVAAITSSVKAPVITGGTVKCNEAVSTRAASLASASASPAPAALNFLLASPVALASDLDEEATSLASEDEQRFVNENNDDLSLVTIHGLPANTPISSLQMRLLDTEFVEEPTGGSTYGMRDVQTDDQGALYLHLTPLEATDKLVVASWNGRNYSGLSERNLDGTFAIALAPTEAAVYYQWHSFEDGWAYEDAGVDWSIDGQTSGNAAGHDVTALRIETSIGGLNVSYAVDNGSGWSPAVENGDIAGEMEQPVQALRVSLSGDEAARYTVYYRLYVKGVGWMAWAHDGTANGTSGYGYPVKAFQVAILPAGATPTTGEASATEYAYLVKDGQSQPGLIGEKPSAGHEEREAAPPAKALASTGDSPAFAIALGAALASGALVLASRARHRRSLS, encoded by the coding sequence ATGAACGCTGCATCGCATGTCGAATCGCCAATATCCGGACGGAAGCTGTGCGCATTCGCACTCGCCGCGGCGCTTGCGCTCATGGCGGGAGCACAGTTCGTTCCCGCGCATTACGCCTGGGCTGAAGACGAGCCGGCGGCAACGGCTCAGGCGGATGCGACCCTCCCTGACGCGGCCCCACTCGAGGAAGCCCCGCCCGAGGTGGCAGCCTTGGCGCCCATAGAGAATGCGCCGCACCTCGACCTGAAGGACGGTTCCATCCTCTTGAAGGACTCCGGCTCGAACCTCCAATACAGCCAGGACAACGAGGCAACGTGGACGTCCTATTCCGGCAACGTGACGATCGGTGGAACGGCAGGCAGCGGCACGAACGTGCAAGTGCTCAACGGAACCCATGCGATACTTCTCAACGGCGTTACCATCAACGAGCCGCGCGCCAATCACGCGGCGATTGAAATCGGCAGCGACACGCAGGCTGCGCAGCTTACGCTCTGGCTGTATGGCTCGAACAAGCTTTCCGGTTCGAGCGGGTATCCCGCAATTTTCGCACCTGGTAAGGCTCATCTGATTTTCAAAGGCGATCTCTACGGCAGTCTGGAAGCGCAGGGAGGATACGAGGCTCCCGCCATCGGTGCGGACAGCGCGGTTTCAAGTTGCGGCACCATCGAGTTTTGGCAACCCGGCAACGTAACCGCGCGAAGCGGCAACGGCGCCCCTGCCCTCGGCGACCCGACCTCGAGCGCTGTGGATGCAACGGGGTCGGTGTCCTTCTTTTCGGGAACGGTGACCTTGCAGTCCTCAGGCACTTGCGACATTACCGCGAAAAGCATCGTCACCGGCGGCGGCAACATTCACCTCTCGCAGCGCCCGCCCGCCAACACGACGCTCGCCGTCGATCAGGGCGGCTCCTTCCCCAGTTCCGCGTATGTTCTGGTGTCGGGCTTGGCGGCAGGTGAGAATCTGCTCGGAGCCAGTTTTGGTGAGAAAGGCCCTGTCTTTGTCAGAGGCGATCGGTGGGTGGATGCCAAGCATTACATCGTAGACGGCTTCGCCACTTGGATGGACGACGGCGATCTGGGACTTTTTCTCGACAGAAACCTGCTTAAGGACGGCAGCTCCGTCAAGATGAGCTTTAGCGAATCCGGCAACGTGTACGAAGGCACGATCAAGGGTTCTGCCGAAGCCGGATACACGCTTCATCTGGCCATTCCCGACCCGCCTGTTGAAAACCCCGTCGTCAGCATGCACGAAAAAAAGGGCTGCAAGCTCATCGTCGATGTGAGTTCGGAGGGCATTCCGCAGTACACCCTCGACGGGGGAGTGAGTTGGACGCGCTACAGCGGGTACCTGGCTGTCACGGGAGCCGCAGATTTTACCTCCTTCCCCGTAAGCAATCAGGTGATCGTAAGGAAAGGCACTCACGCACTGCGCTTTCAGGATCTGAGCGGCGTTGCGGTTTCAATCGAGGGATCCTCGAACGCGACGCTCACGCTGGTGGGAAGTAATTACATATGCGGCCACAGACTGGAGGCGTCGCCGGGGGTGGCGGTTCGAGGCACCTCGTCTCTTACCATCAACGGCAAGGGAACCTTGAATACCGTGGGAGCAGGCACAGGTCGTCAGCCTTGCATCCTGGGAGAGCCGAACACGACCATCTCGATAGCGGGCGGCACGGTTCTCGCTCATTCGGGAGTAACGGGCGGTAATGGCATTACTGCAGGCAAGCTCGTTGTTTCCGGAGGCACTGTCGAAGCGCTCAGTCAGTCGAGTGGAAGCGCAGCGATCACGGCGAGCAAGTCCATCGCCGTCAGCGGCGGGTCGGTTACCGCCAAAGGCTCCAAGTTCGTCGCTGGCATCGGGTCGGATCATTACGGCTCGTGCGGCTCCATCACCATCAGCGGCGGCATAGTGAACGCGCACGGCGGCGACCTGTCTGCAGCCATAGGTTGCAGCGTCGGCGGCTCGTGCGGGGAAATCAAGATCAGCGGGGGCACCGTCAACGCCGTCGGCGGGCTGGGCACTCATGGAGCCGGCCGGGTCGCGGCTATCACAAGCTCCGTCAAGGCGCCCGTCATCACCGGCGGGACGGTAAAATGCAACGAGGCGGTTTCAACGAGGGCGGCGTCTTTGGCGTCGGCATCAGCTTCGCCGGCTCCGGCAGCGTTGAACTTCCTGCTCGCCTCCCCCGTCGCGCTCGCGTCCGACCTGGACGAGGAAGCAACGTCTCTTGCCTCCGAGGACGAGCAGCGCTTCGTCAACGAAAACAACGACGACCTCTCGCTTGTAACGATACACGGGCTTCCGGCGAACACGCCCATCTCCTCCTTGCAGATGCGCCTGCTCGACACGGAATTCGTGGAAGAGCCGACCGGCGGCAGCACCTACGGCATGCGCGACGTCCAGACCGACGACCAAGGCGCGCTCTACCTGCACCTCACGCCGCTCGAGGCGACGGACAAGCTGGTCGTCGCCTCGTGGAACGGCCGCAATTACAGCGGGCTGAGCGAGAGGAACCTGGACGGAACCTTCGCCATCGCACTCGCCCCCACCGAGGCCGCCGTGTACTACCAGTGGCACAGCTTCGAGGACGGCTGGGCCTACGAGGACGCCGGCGTCGATTGGAGCATCGACGGGCAGACGAGCGGAAACGCCGCCGGCCACGACGTGACCGCGCTGCGCATCGAGACGTCCATCGGCGGCTTGAACGTTTCCTACGCGGTCGACAACGGAAGCGGGTGGAGCCCGGCGGTTGAGAACGGCGACATCGCGGGCGAGATGGAGCAGCCCGTGCAGGCGCTGCGCGTCAGCCTGTCGGGCGACGAGGCTGCGCGCTACACCGTCTACTACCGCCTGTACGTGAAAGGCGTCGGCTGGATGGCTTGGGCGCATGACGGCACCGCCAACGGCACGTCGGGATACGGCTACCCCGTCAAGGCGTTCCAGGTGGCGATACTTCCTGCGGGAGCGACGCCCACGACCGGCGAGGCCAGCGCGACCGAGTACGCGTACCTGGTGAAAGACGGCCAAAGCCAGCCGGGGCTCATCGGCGAGAAGCCTTCCGCCGGGCATGAGGAACGCGAGGCTGCGCCCCCTGCGAAGGCGCTCGCCTCTACCGGCGACAGCCCGGCTTTCGCCATCGCCCTGGGCGCAGCCCTCGCAAGCGGCGCGCTGGTTCTTGCGTCGCGCGCCCGTCATCGCAGGTCGCTGTCCTGA
- a CDS encoding helix-turn-helix transcriptional regulator translates to MNAATIVSIMKPNITSLGYGLFLAINAAGVWGGVFPFLPMEFQTTEIVFWFFLAQSLVFSFSYFASALGSYFFPGPTRTFIVRLATMPYLLGWCCLIAAIYLDAWALPLVVSGGALLGLGSAGFYMLWQRLFASQDSDTGNRDLIKGTLYAAVLYFSLYLIPQAVTAFLIPLVFLPLFGLTIVLKSREIDLDQAMFQDVPRDHPLVYQRLVNDYWRSALCVGALGFCTGIMRSLAIGEPAVGSLVNVLSMGGSLTAAISLLVLWQFKNLSVNVVGAYRVFFPFVITSFLLLPFLPEEYARWLAGGLYAVYSVAIMLMMIQCAQASRDRGINPVFIYGFFGGIVYALHDVGFIGGTFAEQTMIIGIAPLAVVALVAVYLLGLMYFIGQGGFRRIFKHDSDAAASIELVALRAHAPEKKPAGANAEGEKPDDAVPKKAGKRGDRPPRASRKPQRERKREERVYLDRISKQAALLQQHYRLSERETEVMELIARGNTVARIAEDLVVTENTIRTHSKRIYAKLDIHKKQELLDLIESFDPNDLQE, encoded by the coding sequence TTGAACGCAGCCACCATCGTCAGCATCATGAAGCCGAACATCACCTCGCTCGGCTACGGCTTGTTCTTGGCCATCAACGCCGCGGGCGTATGGGGCGGCGTGTTCCCGTTTCTTCCGATGGAGTTCCAAACCACCGAGATCGTGTTCTGGTTCTTCCTCGCGCAATCGCTCGTGTTCTCGTTCAGCTACTTCGCCAGCGCCCTGGGATCGTACTTCTTCCCCGGCCCCACGCGCACATTCATCGTACGGCTGGCCACCATGCCCTACCTTTTGGGATGGTGCTGCCTCATCGCGGCCATCTATCTGGACGCATGGGCGCTGCCGCTCGTCGTCAGCGGCGGCGCGCTCCTGGGCCTGGGGTCGGCCGGTTTCTACATGCTGTGGCAACGCCTGTTCGCCAGCCAGGATTCCGACACCGGCAACCGCGACCTCATCAAGGGTACCCTATACGCGGCGGTGCTGTACTTCTCGCTGTACCTTATTCCGCAAGCGGTGACGGCGTTTCTCATCCCGCTCGTGTTCCTGCCGCTATTCGGGTTGACCATTGTGCTGAAAAGCCGCGAGATCGACCTCGATCAAGCCATGTTCCAGGACGTGCCGCGCGACCATCCGCTCGTGTACCAGCGCCTGGTGAACGACTACTGGCGAAGCGCGCTATGCGTGGGCGCGCTGGGGTTCTGCACGGGCATCATGCGCTCCCTGGCCATCGGCGAGCCGGCGGTGGGATCACTCGTGAACGTGCTGTCGATGGGCGGATCGTTGACCGCGGCTATATCGCTGCTGGTGCTGTGGCAGTTCAAGAACCTCAGCGTGAACGTGGTGGGCGCCTACCGCGTCTTCTTCCCGTTCGTCATCACCTCGTTTCTGCTGCTGCCGTTTCTGCCCGAGGAGTACGCGCGCTGGCTGGCCGGCGGCCTGTACGCCGTGTACAGCGTGGCTATCATGCTCATGATGATTCAATGCGCGCAAGCTTCGCGCGACCGCGGCATCAACCCCGTGTTCATCTACGGGTTCTTCGGCGGCATCGTGTACGCGCTGCACGACGTGGGCTTCATCGGCGGCACGTTCGCCGAGCAGACCATGATCATCGGCATCGCGCCGCTCGCCGTGGTGGCGCTCGTGGCCGTGTACCTGCTGGGGCTCATGTACTTCATCGGACAGGGCGGGTTCCGCCGCATCTTCAAACACGACAGCGATGCCGCGGCCAGCATCGAGCTGGTCGCCCTACGCGCGCATGCGCCCGAGAAGAAGCCTGCAGGGGCGAACGCGGAGGGCGAAAAGCCCGACGACGCGGTGCCGAAGAAGGCGGGCAAGCGCGGCGATCGGCCGCCTCGCGCGAGCCGCAAGCCGCAGCGCGAACGCAAGCGCGAGGAGCGCGTGTACCTCGACCGCATCTCGAAGCAGGCGGCGCTGTTGCAGCAGCATTACCGTCTGAGCGAGCGCGAGACGGAGGTCATGGAGCTCATCGCGCGCGGCAACACCGTGGCGCGCATCGCCGAGGATCTCGTGGTCACCGAGAACACCATCCGCACGCACTCGAAGCGCATCTACGCGAAGCTGGACATCCACAAGAAGCAGGAGCTGCTCGACCTCATCGAGTCCTTCGACCCCAACGACTTGCAGGAATAG